One segment of Toxoplasma gondii ME49 chromosome VI, whole genome shotgun sequence DNA contains the following:
- a CDS encoding protein disulfide-isomerase domain-containing protein (encoded by transcript TGME49_238040~Predicted trans-membrane domain (TMHMM2.0):42-65), with the protein MGSRMKASGGPPGSKGGPLVRRHSGVLGYFSRASVLFKRLRRYVTVRSLSVAVLVFGVCYYVVQQRLLSVSRISFGAEGPGLAPAFNIPSRFFSLSLQSDKGTVTEDEKQALSGNEFSVSWSTSPRLSGGAKVTTQVVNKQDGTFLLRYTLHDDIPAGYSLTGKLLYAGKKPEKSIVEPFVFKLDGPVHPATCQCPQPAHEWKQALACSHTLPRQLQRDLSRFPIIDLDRLRKDGPAFAAPNTLRTVIHYVIKNNQIFRRHFGPLPGFQYFMDNVLLYLAAAVKLPDVEFLMNLGDWPLEKRGADEGALPLFSWSGSDDTLDIILPQWDVVKTSTAFGKSDPDLLTVQAGSLVPLAKRIPKALFRGRDSNPVRVKLAELARAHSDLLDVAITSWENDTHAEQEKKLGGGYKARIPLEKFGEYRYQLLVDGTVAAFRTPYLLMTGSLPLKHESRYYEWFYADLEAGVHYLPFKSDLSDLVDQLKWAEQHPVEAQAIADRARQYAQEHLAPNKIFCYYFQALEAYAARQKGTPTVTEDMVKVQPTAAAPSCACESEDSESKEVDISYPLVQLNSKNIARLLGEERKVVVVASYSSFCNKSSSFLPKFLKAARAFAAKKAPVLFALAEGLTNRYPAPYDFCNYKSQPRVLVLPSGRETEKVEVMDDFLTVFNIVKFVSNHVAGEFRPSVPEDLPEVMSQAVPADNSKPVKVVVGNTFDSIVFDKEKDVLLEIYAPWCGHCKNLKPLYEEFARLASLSPTASKSLVVAKMDGTENTTRHKAFSWSSYPTILFVRAGSHTPIPFSGPRTIRGFYDFVVKHASHPIDIAGIPPPEVDVFSGPTAATVVNSSNFDAIVIGKKDVLLEVYAPWCGHCKRLQPEYELFAKAAVKSPTAQAHLVVAKMDGTETRLSNPDFKVTGFPTIWFIKKGSGKPIRHTGGRSARDLLKFVQEHATSKIDVELPPEEPPKPLSQAVPTDNSGPVKVIVRDTFEKQVLQSDKDVLLEVYAPWCGHCKKLEPVYEAFAREAAKSPSASKHLVVAKMDGTQNTLDNPDFKWTGFPTIWFIKKGSGKPIRHTGGRSARDLLKFVQEHATSKIDVELPPEEPPKPLSQAVPTDNSGPVKVIVRDTFEKQVLQSDKDVLLEVYAPWCGHCKKLEPVYEAFAREAAKSPSASKHLVVAKMDGTQNTLDNPDFKWTGFPTIWFIKKGSGKPIKHTGGRSARDLLKFVQEHATSKIDVELPPEEPPKPLSQAVPTDNSGPVKVIVRDTFEKQVLQSDKDVLLEVYAPWCGHCKKLEPVYEAFAREAAKSPSASKHLVVAKMDGTQNTIDHPEFKYRGFPTIWLVKKGTGVPIEFSGSRTVEGLQKFVSDYASVSGLFDVTRDEL; encoded by the exons ATGGGAAGTCGAATGAAGGCGTCTGGCGGGCCGCCAGGGTCTAAAGGCGGCCCTTTGGTGCGTCGCCATTCAGGCGTTTTGGGGTATTTTTCTCGGGCGAGTGTGCTCTTCAAGCGTCTGCGGCGCTACGTGACAGTTCGTTCGCTTTCTGTTgccgtcctcgtcttcggcGTCTGCTACTACGTCGtgcagcagcggctgctAAGTGTCTCGCGGATCAGCTTCGGGGCAGAAGGCCCAGGACTCGCCCCCGCTTTCAACATCCcatctcgcttcttctcgctctcgctgcagTCCGACAAAGGCACAGTGACAGAGGACGAAAAACAGGCGCTCTCGGGAAATGAGTTCAGCGTCTCGTGGTCGACGTCACCTCGCCTGTCTGGAGGCGCAAAGGTGACGACGCAGGTGGTGAACAAGCAAGACGGAACCTTTTTGCTTCGCTACACGCTCCACGACGACATCCCCGCAGGTTACTCGCTTACTGGGAAGCTTCTCTACGCGGGAAAGAAGCCCGAGAAGAGCATTGTCGAGCCTTTCGTCTTCAAACTCGACGGGCCAGTCCACCCGGCCACCTGCCAGTGCCCTCAGCCTGCACACGAGTGGAAACAGGCGCTCGCGTGTTCACACACGCTGCCTCGACAACTCCAACGT GACCTCTCGAGATTCCCCATCATCGACTTGGATCGTCTGCGAAAAGACGGCCCGGCGTTTGCGGCACCCAACACTCTGCGAACGGTTATTCACTACGTGATCAAGAACAATCAGATTTTCCGTCGTCACTTCGGCCCTCTCCCGGGTTTCCAGTACTTCATGGACAATGTCTTGCTCTACCTCGCTGCAGCTGTCAAGCTTCCAG ACGTTGAATTTTTGATGAATCTCGGAGACTGGCCCTTGGAGAAGCGCGGCGCAGACGAGGGCGCCTTGCCGCTTTTCTCTTGGTCCGGATCAGACGACACTCTCGACATTATTCTTCCTCAGTGGGATGTCGTCAAGACGAGCACTGCCTTCGGAAAGTCGGATCCCGACCTTCTCACAGTTCAA GCGGGGTCGCTCGTGCCGCTGGCCAAGCGAATTCCGAAGGCCCTTTTCCGCGGCCGAGACAGCAACCCTGTGCGCGTGAAGCTCGCCGAACTTGCGCGGGCGCATTCAGACCTTCTCGACGTAGCGATCACGAGCTGGGAAAACGACACACACGCcgaacaggagaagaaactcggGGGCGGGTACAAGGCTCGAATTCCCCTCGAGAAATTCGGCGAATACAGATACCAACTCCTCGTGGATGGAACCGTCGCAGCCTTTCGGACGCCCTACCTCCTCATGA CTGGAAGCCTGCCTCTGAAGCACGAGTCGCGGTACTACGAGTGGTTCTACGCGGACCTGGAGGCCGGCGTCCACTACCTCCCCTTCAAGAGCGACCTTTCCGACCTCGTGGACCAACTGAAGTGGGCAGAGCAGCACCCTGTTGAGGCGCAAGCCATCGCCGATCGGG CTCGCCAGTACGCCCAGGAGCACCTCGCTCCCAACAAGATTTTCTGCTACTACTTCCAAGCACTCGAGGCATACGCCGCGCGACAGAAGGGCACTCCAACTGTGACTGAGGACATGGTGAAAGTACAGCCGACGGCAGCTGCTCCGTCGTGTGCGTGCGAGTCAGAGGACTCCGAGTCGAAAGAGGTGGACATTTCGTATCCTCTGGTTCAGCTCAATTCCAAAAACATCGCAAGACTTCTcggcgaagagcgaaag GTCGTTGTGGTTGCGTCATACTCTTCGTTCTGCAACAAAAGCTCGTCATTTCTCCCGAAATTCCTCAAGGCCGCGCGGGCGTTcgccgcgaagaaggcgcccGTCCTGTTCGCCCTGGCCGAAGGCCTCACGAACCGGTACCCAGCTCCCTACGACTTCTGCAACTACAAGTCTCAGCCGCGAGTGCTTGTTTTGCCTTCCGGTCGCGAAACCGAGAAGGTTGAGGTGATGGACGATTTCCTCACTGTGTTCAACATCGTCAAGTTCGTCTCCAACCACGTGGCGGGTGAGTTTCGCCCCAGTGTCCCCGAAGACCTTCCAGAAGTCATGTCTCAAGCTGTCCCCGCAGACAACTCGAAACCCGTCAAAGTTGTCGTCGGGAACACTTTCGACAGCATCGTCTTCGACAAGGAAAAG GACGTCCTGCTGGAAATTTACGCGCCGTGGTGCGGACACTGCAAGAACTTGAAGCCGCTGTACGAGGAGTTTGCGAGACTCGCATCGCTGTCTCCGACTGCGTCCAAGTCTCTCGTAGTTGCAAAGATGGACGGGACCGAGAACACGACCCGACACAAAGCCTTCTCGTGGTCATCCTACCCCACCATTTTGTTCGTCAGAGCTGGGTCGCACACGCCTATTCCTTTCTCCGGTCCCCGGACGATCCGAGGTTTCTACGACTTCGTTGTAAAGCACGCGAGCCACCCCATCGACATCGCAGGCATTCCCCCGCCGGAGGTGGACGTCTTCTCAGGCCCCACCGCCGCGACAGTCGTCAACTCCTCCAACTTTGATGCAATTGTCATTGGCAAGAAG GATGTTCTCCTCGAGGTCTACGCCCCGTGGTGCGGACACTGCAAACGCCTTCAACCGGAATACGAGTTATTCGCTAAAGCTGCGGTAAAATCTCCGACCGCGCAAGCACACCTTGTAGTCGCGAAAATGGATGGCACAGAAACGCGCCTTTCAAACCCCGACTTCAAAGTCACCGGCTTTCCCACCATCTGGTTCATCAAGAAGGGAAGCGGCAAGCCCATCAGACACACTGGGGGCCGATCGGCAAGGGACCTGCTGAAGTTTGTCCAGGAGCATGCCACGTCGAAGATCGACGTTGAATTGCCGCCAGAAGAACCACCGAAGCCTTTGTCACAGGCAGTGCCTACCGACAACAGCGGCCCTGTGAAGGTCATTGTCAGGGATACTTTTGAAAAGCAGGTGTTGCAGAGTGACAAG GATGTGTTGCTGGAGGTATATGCGCCGTGGTGTGGTCACTGCAAGAAGCTGGAGCCGGTGTACGAGGCATTTGCGCGAGAAGCTGCGAAATCACCAAGCGCTTCGAAGCATCTGGTTGTGGCGAAGATGGACGGCACACAAAACACGCTAGACAACCCGGATTTCAAGTGGACAGGCTTTCCCACCATCTGGTTCATCAAGAAGGGAAGCGGCAAGCCCATCAGACACACTGGGGGCCGATCGGCAAGGGACCTGCTGAAGTTTGTCCAGGAGCATGCCACGTCGAAGATCGACGTTGAATTGCCGCCAGAAGAACCACCGAAGCCTTTGTCACAGGCAGTGCCTACCGACAACAGCGGCCCTGTGAAGGTCATTGTCAGGGATACTTTTGAAAAGCAGGTGTTGCAGAGTGACAAG GATGTGTTGCTGGAGGTATATGCGCCGTGGTGTGGTCACTGCAAGAAGCTGGAGCCGGTGTACGAGGCATTTGCGCGAGAAGCTGCGAAATCACCAAGCGCTTCGAAGCATCTGGTTGTGGCGAAGATGGACGGCACACAAAACACGCTAGACAACCCGGATTTCAAGTGGACAGGCTTTCCCACCATCTGGTTCATCAAGAAGGGAAGCGGCAAGCCCATCAAACACACTGGGGGCCGATCGGCAAGGGACCTGCTGAAGTTTGTCCAGGAGCATGCCACGTCGAAGATCGACGTTGAATTGCCGCCAGAAGAACCACCGAAGCCTTTGTCACAGGCAGTGCCTACCGACAACAGCGGCCCTGTGAAGGTCATTGTCAGGGATACTTTTGAAAAGCAGGTGTTGCAGAGTGACAAG GATGTGTTGCTGGAGGTATATGCGCCGTGGTGTGGTCACTGCAAGAAGCTGGAGCCGGTGTACGAGGCATTTGCGCGAGAAGCTGCGAAATCACCAAGCGCTTCGAAGCATCTGGTTGTGGCGAAGATGGACGGCACACAAAACACGATCGACCATCCCGAGTTCAAGTATAGAGGCTTCCCTACCATTTGGTTAGTGAAGAAGGGCACCGGAGTCCCGATTGAATTCAGTGGCAGCAGAACGGTTGAGGGGCTGCAGAAGTTTGTTTCGGATTACGCGAGTGTGAGCGGGTTGTTTGATGTTACTCGGGATGAACTGTAA
- a CDS encoding hypothetical protein (encoded by transcript TGME49_238030), translating into MGFPCSVAPRARFPRFGELGKRKVVTGTAAEGRLLLNCFPQPCTGGETVQVFELFTVSSGGQIASFLRLRGGRVRVQWWTGRPSESTIEGVTACALQKKSFSSRTPTQKRLRTLAASAEKLLALFSGCCAFWVPKAVLTHQSASTHRPAPRLSVFEAHHKESAVCLYSFEIVLPPKKRTNRSTEKSEGVLPSKTRVHPQQRYQPSRANCCDCALNASKRFA; encoded by the coding sequence ATGGGGTTCCCGTGCAGCGTCGCTCCGCGCGCACGCTTCCCCAGGTTTGGGGAGCTCGGCAAGAGAAAAGTGGTAACTGGAACTGCGGCTGAGGGGCGACTTCTGTTGAACTGCTTTCCACAGCCGTGCACAGGAGGGGAAACAGTGCAGGTGTTCGAATTATTTACTGTTTCATCCGGCGGCCAGATTGCCAGCTTTCTTCGGCTGAGGGGGGGACGAGTCCGAGTACAGTGGTGGACCGGCCGCCCCTCAGAATCTACCATCGAAGGTGTGACGGCATGTGCTCTTCAAAAAAAGAGTTTTTCTTCCCGTACTCCCACCCAGAAGCGCTTACGCACTCTTGCCGCATCCGCGGAAAAATTGCTGGCTCTTTTTTCGGGTTGTTGTGCGTTCTGGGTTCCTAAAGCCGTGCTCACTCATCAAAGCGCGTCCACGCACAGACCCGCGCCACGTCTGTCGGTTTTTGAAGCCCACCACAAAGAAAGCGCAGTGTGTTTGTATAGTTTTGAGATAGTGTTGCCCCCCAAAAAGAGGACAAATCGttcaacagagaagagcgaaggcgtTCTTCCTTCGAAGACACGCGTCCACCCGCAACAGAGGTATCAACCGTCCCGAGCAAACTGTTGCGACTGTGCCTTGAATGCAAGTAAGCGTTTTGCGTGA
- a CDS encoding peptidyl-prolyl isomerase (encoded by transcript TGME49_238000) produces the protein MPRFRLPSISVTGPSSLSTRPSSSYVSSPSSPLSSLVPEAGRSAVADSGRRSFLPNPLVHLDISIGGRDAGRMVFQLFADTHPITAENFRCLCTGETGLGYWMRPRWYKSTPFHRIVPGFMCQGGDIHRGDGRGGECIYGQFFRDERFLYKHSKRGLLSMAKARRQHTNNSQFFITFDACPWLDGEHVVFGQLQSGAEVLDQIEEQGTPGGWRKRPVEIWNCGELLLNTLREIPREAPAAVRHQEMLKDLIIDATERPEKLYEPSEQVIPIPDDVYIKARRGF, from the exons ATGCCTCGCTTTCGTCTACCTTCCATCTCCGTTACAGGTCCTAGTTCTCTGTCGACTAGGCCCTCTTCCTCTtacgtctcctctccgtcctctcctctatcttctcttgttcctgAAGCTGGAAGGTCCGCAGTTGCCGACTCCGGTCGACGCTCCTTCCTCCCCAACCCTCTCGTGCATTTGGATATTTCCATAGGAGGCCGAGATGCAGGCCGCATGGTGTTTCAG TTGTTTGCAGACACGCACCCGATAACGGCCGAGAacttccggtgtctctgcacag GAGAGACTGGCCTCGGCTATTGGATGCGCCCGCGCTGGTACAAGAGCACGCCTTTCCACAGAATCGTCCCTGGCTTT ATGTGCCAGGGCGGAGATATTCACCGGGGCGACGGCAGGGGTGGAGAATGCATTTATGGGCAGTTCTTTCGTGATGAACGATTTCTCTACAAGCATTCGAAACGAG GTCTGTTATCAATGGCCaaggcgcggagacagcacaCCAACAACAGTCAATTTTTCATCACATTCGACGCGTGTCCGTGGCTAGATGGCGAGCACGTTGTGTTCGGTCAGCTTCAGTCTGGCGCAGAAGTTTTGGACCAGATTGAAGAACAAGGTACCCCCGGGGgatggaggaagaggccAGTGGAAATATGGAACTG CGGGGAGTTGCTTCTGAACACGTTACGCGAGATCCCACGAGAGGCACCAGCGGCAGTCCGGCACCAAGAAATGCTCAAGGACCTTATCATTGAC GCTACAGAGCGACCAGAGAAGCTGTACGAGCCGAGCGAACAAGTCATTCCGATCCCAGATGATGTGTACATTAAAGCTCGACGAGGTTTTTGA
- a CDS encoding hypothetical protein (encoded by transcript TGME49_238020), with product MPAALSLDSAVGMASGPSSASRVCNSVGRSRVLPQGKASFSVSGSLDTLNAGAGALHEVPHSVASPESSPSDGLPFVASKAGSSLRPRSTPPLTRRTGTSPGRLRACFSSVSDSGSLLPVADDEATGSEATTAVGSSAPSPVSRQEVRGRVSAVTTSLETLASAIACREKERGETSLAAAVAPDATEAAEPDRVAPQSFSESESERDREGDPYRGVGALLLPIPTRRSAFEERETDRNCGSASDSGVEFLVRLRRHSRRGADRDDESGLHSQLAKRVSFGSPLSVEVHQYSYADGCRSSGGSAMSSQDSSHSSLSSLSPSPPSSQSLLSHTVTAHEAPSHAEGFRRGQVHLTSLSYGLDLYSSSPPWVPDRGSLEGVSRPDADASSMRVGDLSDSDSTNGCMTRRHTDVSSGFSLPVSFRFFGAGSTAADSIQKPPLSPSYTQSPVEQRDSSSGLSGCPQSPEHRLLGEPLSSVSRASSPPSLPRWRLPPALSPLGRPSRCPLSPRSSSNHQASPRKKAAPTSPPCERESPGGPQGCREGALLSLPPQAKTDARKPKTSPLEACLDGRKKKKQEFRPVTLSPVATMRTREREKSPVVDGSQEVADSSRPNAASLFRDVSCERNETNVESSLVFLDAVSSSYESLPSRLPAFPPTSQESPCSSDVASLVASSRQEPREKHERKAAEADVISSLVQTSPSCSLCVSDPLASVG from the exons ATGCCCGCCGCCTTATCGCTTGACAGCGCCGTCGGGATGGCGTCAGGACCGAGCAGCGCGTCGAGAGTATGCAACTCGGTCGGTCGATCTCGTGTGCTGCCACAAGGGAAAGcgagtttctctgtgtctgggAGCCTGGATACTCTGAACGCTGGCGCGGGCGCGCTCCATGAGGTGCCTCATTCCGTTGCGTCTCCAGAGAGCAGCCCAAGTGACGGGTTGCCGTTTGTCGCCTCGAAGGCTGGCAGCAGCCTCCGGCCACGATCTACCCCACCACTGACGAGGAGAACCGGAACGTCCCCGGGGCGCTTGCGggcctgcttctcttctgtgtcagATTCaggttctctgcttcctgtcgCCGATGACGAGGCGACGGGGAGCGAGGCAACCACGGCGGTGGGGTCGTCTGCCCCCAGTCCTGTAAGCAGGCAAGAGGTGCGAGGCAGAGTCTCTGCGGTGACCACTTCTCTTGAGACCCTCGCCTCTGCTATCGCCTGCCGGGAAaaagagcgaggcgagacgagCCTGGCTGCAGCGGTTGCACCAGACGCGACCGAAGCCGCAGAGCCCGACAGGGTCGCGCCGCAGAGCTTCTCAGAGAGCGaatcagagagagacagagaaggcgatcCCTACCGTGGCGTCGGGGCTCTGCTGCTCCCCATTCCGACCCGTCGGAGCGCTttcgaggaacgcgagacagacagaaactgCGGCTCGGCGAGTGACTCCGGAGTCGAGTTTCTCGTGCGCTTGAGAAGACACTCGCGCCGCGGagccgacagagacgacgagtCCGGGCTTCACTCGCAGCTGGCGAAACGGGTGTCTTTCGGAAGCCCGCTGTCCGTCGAG GTCCACCAGTATTCATATGCGGACGGCTGTCGCTCGAGTGGGGGAAGTGCGATGAGCAGTCAAGACAGCTCGCACAGCAGTTTGagttctctttcgccttcacCGCCGTCGTCGCAGTCTCTGCTGTCCCACACAGTGACCGCGCACGAAGCTCCCTCCCATGCGGAAGGTTTCCGACGGGGCCAGGTGCACTTGACGTCGCTGTCCTATGGCCTCGATTTGTACAGTTCTTCGCCGCCGTGGGTGCCAGACCGAGGCTCGCTGGAGGGCGTCTCGAGACCAGACGCTGACGCGTCTTCCATGCGCGTGGGGGACTTGTCGGACAGCGATAGCACCAATGGTTGTatgacgaggagacacacagacgtGAGTTCGGGGTTCagtctccctgtctcttttcgaTTCTTCGGAGCGGGGTCGACAGCGGCAGACTCCATTCAGAAGCCGCCACTCTCGCCCTCGTACACGCAGTCGCCCGTAGAACAGCGAGACTCGTCGTCCGGTCTCTCGGGTTGTCCCCAGTCGCCGGAGCATCGGTTGCTTGGGGAGccgctttcctctgtctcgcgcgcAAGCTCTCCGccctctctcccgcgctgGAGGCTTCCGCCCgccctctcgcctctcggtCGCCCCTCGAGGTGCCCattgtctcctcgctccaGCAGCAACCACCAGGCTTCTCCCCGCAAAAAGGCCGCGCCGACCTCGCCTCCCTGTGAGCGCGAGAGCCCAGGGGGACCTCAGGGGTGTAGAGAAGGCGCCCTCTTGTCGCTTCCGCCTCAGGCGAAAACGGACGCGAGGAAGCCGAAAACGTCGCCTTTGGAAGCCTGCCTCGACGGgcgcaaaaagaaaaaacaagagtTTAGACCGGTGACCCTCTCGCCCGTGGCCACCATGCGAacacgcgagagagagaagagtccCGTTGTGGACGGTTCGCAGGAAGTTGCTGACAGCTCCAGACCGAATGCCGCGTCGCTTTTCAGAGATGTATCGTGCGAGCGCAACGAGACTAACGTGGAGAGTAGCTTGGTGTTTCTCGATGCTGTGAGTTCGTCTTACGAGTCGCTCCCTTCGCGCCTGCCTGCATTTCCTCCTACGTCTCAAGAGTCTCCTTGCTCGTCTGACGTCGCGTCCTTAGTTGCCAGCTCTCGCCAGGAGCCCCGAGAAAAACATGAACGAAAGGCGGCCGAGGCGGATGTAATTTCGAGTCTTGTCCAGACGAGtccgtcttgttctctgtgtgtctccgaTCCGTTGGCATCTGTCGGTTAA
- the RPL23A gene encoding ribosomal protein RPL23A (encoded by transcript TGME49_238010) codes for MAPKAGASAGAKASAKKAVAGKVKKAQQAAKGLKASSSFKKARVRTNVHFFRPHTLRKSRQPKVVRRCYEAATCTFPKLAKTDKYTIVRQPLTTESAMKKIEETNTLVFLVDPRSNKRQIKQAVKELYDVDTQRVNTLIRPDGLKKAYVRLTSDYDALDVANKIGII; via the exons ATGGCGCCAAAAGCAG GAGCGTCGGCGGGCGCCAAAGCTtccgcgaagaaggcagtggcAGGGAAGGTCAAGAAGGCGCAGCAAGCTGCTAAGGGCCTCAAGGCGTCCAGCAGCTTCAAGAAGGCTCGCGTCCGCACCAATGTCCACTTCTTCAG GCCACACACGCTGCGCAAGAGCCGTCAGCCGAAAGTTGTCCGCCGGTGCTATGAGGCTGCGACTTGCACGTTCCCGAAGCTGGCCAAGACAGACAAGTACACCATCGTACGCCAGCCTTTGACAACGGAGTCTGCGATGAAGAAGATCGAGGAAACGAACACTCTTGTCTTTTTGGTGGACCCTCGCAGCAACAAGAGGCAAATCAAGCAGGCCGTTAAGGAGCTGTACGACGTCGACACACAAAGAGTGAACACCCTCATCCGTCCTGACGGACTGAAGAAGGCGTACGTGCGCTTGACTTCTGACTACGACGCCCTGGATGTTGCCAACAAGATCGGAATCATCTGA